A genomic window from Nicotiana sylvestris chromosome 11, ASM39365v2, whole genome shotgun sequence includes:
- the LOC138881751 gene encoding uncharacterized protein, with amino-acid sequence MKATETKSVELASYRLPDVAVNLYESWELSRGENAHPAAWQEFIEAFFRHYLPPDLRRARVDRFLTLRQGNMSVREYCIQFDSLARYAPTIVSKMEDRVHRFVMGLEPYFLNDCMSVSLHPDMDISRIQAYTQGVEERKQKQRADREHDRAQNKRARSSGPSGEFRDGQSKQYSRYPSQPSASMPP; translated from the coding sequence atgaaggccactgagactaagtcagttgagctagcttcctacaGGCTCccagatgttgcagttaatttgtacgagtcttgggaattgtccagaggtgagaatGCCCATCCCGCGGCATGGCAGGAGTTTATAGAAGCTTTTTTTCGTCATTATCTTCCACCAGATCTTAGacgagccagagttgataggttcttgacccttcggcagggaaacatgagtgttcgggagtactgtattcagtttgattcgttggctaggtatgcacccactattgtatctaagatggaggatcgggttcaccggttcgtgatggggTTAGAACCTTACTttcttaacgattgtatgtcggtttcacttcatccagacatggatatttctcgtattcaggcgtACACTcaaggtgtagaggagcgtaaacagaaacagagggccgatcgtgagcatgatagggcccaaaataagagggcgaggtcttcgggtccttctggtgagtttcgagatGGTCAGAGTAAACAGTATTCGAGATATCCATCCCAGCCCTCGGCTAGCATGCCCCCTTAG